In Kitasatospora sp. NA04385, a single genomic region encodes these proteins:
- a CDS encoding beta-ketoacyl reductase gives MTGASRTPSAPRSPRCTCAAWRWTGRRAGAAPTCGGSTCPPTPSSAGASGRRPRPTRPPRLARPPRGPAAAGPHRYRIGWEPLAVPAGARLAGRWLLVVPDGPGAEDTALACEQALAGHGADVVVIRVAAAVERAELAALLPEFGTLAGVLSLLALAGGPRTPDAGLTGTLLLLQALGESGTDAPLWCATRGAVAAHGTERVRPEQAQVWGLGRVAALEHPQRWGGLVDLPELLDGPAADGLCAVLAGLDGEDQVAVRAPRPLGRRLLPAPEPXTPAPAPWTPRGTVLVTGGTGGLGAQVARWLAERGADHLVLLSRRGPAAPGAGALADALAALGARSTLLACDVADRTALERVLERLHEQGDTVRAVVHAAGLTSDTALAHCTPEELARRTAAKARGAAHLDALFEGRPLDAFVLFSSISATWGSGGQGAYAAANAYLDGLAAARRGRGRPATSVAWGPWAGAGMAEGAVGDGLRRHGLVPMDPAVALAALGLALALDEGETVVAELDWSRFAPTFGSVRDSALLRGLPAAEESRTADGGPAAPPGPARAAARRGRTGCAGSPGPRAASC, from the coding sequence GTGACCGGGGCGAGTCGGACGCCGTCCGCACCGCGCTCGCCGCGCTGCACCTGCGCGGCGTGGCGGTGGACTGGTCGGCGGGCTGGAGCGGCGCCGACGTGCGGCGGGTCGACCTGCCCACCTACGCCTTCCAGCGCCGGCGCTTCTGGCCGGAGGCCGCGGCCGACCCGGCCCCCCCGCCTGGCGCGCCCGCCGAGGGGCCCCGCCGCCGCCGGACCGCACCGCTACCGGATCGGGTGGGAGCCGCTCGCCGTGCCCGCCGGGGCCCGGCTGGCCGGCCGCTGGCTGCTCGTCGTCCCGGACGGGCCCGGCGCCGAGGACACCGCGCTGGCCTGCGAGCAGGCCCTCGCCGGACACGGCGCCGACGTGGTCGTGATCCGGGTCGCCGCCGCCGTCGAGCGCGCCGAACTGGCCGCGCTGCTGCCCGAGTTCGGCACCCTGGCGGGCGTCCTGTCGCTGCTCGCGCTGGCCGGGGGCCCGCGGACGCCGGACGCCGGGCTGACCGGCACCCTGCTGCTGCTCCAGGCCCTGGGCGAGAGCGGCACCGACGCCCCCCTGTGGTGCGCCACCCGGGGCGCGGTCGCGGCCCACGGCACCGAGCGGGTCCGCCCCGAGCAGGCCCAGGTGTGGGGCCTGGGCCGGGTGGCGGCCCTGGAGCACCCGCAGCGCTGGGGCGGCCTGGTCGACCTGCCGGAGCTGCTGGACGGCCCCGCCGCGGACGGGCTGTGCGCGGTGCTGGCCGGACTGGACGGCGAGGACCAGGTGGCCGTCCGGGCGCCGCGCCCGCTGGGCCGCCGGCTCCTCCCCGCGCCCGAGCCCNCGACGCCCGCGCCCGCACCGTGGACGCCGCGCGGCACCGTCCTGGTCACCGGCGGTACCGGCGGTCTCGGCGCCCAGGTGGCGCGCTGGCTCGCCGAGCGCGGCGCGGACCACCTGGTCCTGCTCAGCCGCCGGGGCCCCGCGGCCCCGGGAGCCGGAGCGCTGGCCGACGCCCTGGCGGCGCTCGGCGCCCGGAGCACCCTGCTGGCCTGCGACGTCGCCGACCGCACCGCGCTGGAACGGGTCCTGGAGCGGCTGCACGAGCAGGGCGACACCGTCCGGGCCGTGGTGCACGCGGCGGGACTCACCTCGGACACCGCGCTGGCGCACTGCACACCGGAGGAACTGGCCCGGCGGACGGCGGCCAAGGCGCGCGGCGCGGCCCACCTCGACGCCCTGTTCGAAGGCCGCCCGCTGGACGCCTTCGTGCTGTTCTCCTCGATCTCGGCCACCTGGGGCAGCGGCGGCCAGGGCGCGTACGCGGCGGCCAACGCCTACCTGGACGGCCTCGCCGCGGCGCGGCGCGGCCGGGGCCGGCCGGCGACCTCGGTGGCCTGGGGCCCCTGGGCCGGTGCGGGCATGGCCGAGGGCGCCGTCGGCGACGGCCTGCGCCGCCACGGCCTGGTGCCGATGGACCCCGCGGTGGCGCTCGCCGCGCTCGGCCTGGCCCTGGCCCTGGACGAGGGCGAGACGGTCGTCGCCGAACTGGACTGGAGCCGCTTCGCGCCCACCTTCGGCTCGGTCCGGGACAGCGCGCTGCTGCGCGGCCTGCCCGCCGCCGAGGAGTCCCGGACGGCGGACGGCGGCCCCGCCGCCCCACCGGGCCCGGCGCGGGCGGCGGCCCGTCGTGGCCGGACCGGCTGCGCCGGCTCTCCGGGCCCGAGGGCCGCAAGCTGCTGA
- a CDS encoding acyl carrier protein: MGGRRRPGGLVALDGRPRAGRPGTRPAAHVPLPARPVLAGHPGRTAAAAAVPTPVAPEPAGDEDGGDGEGGTPAVRLAARLAPLDRRARRQAVLDLVVRHAAAVLGHPGTGPVRPERSFADVGFDSMLAVRFRNALCEATGLAVPPTAVFDHPTPEALAAHLDAELSAAPAPPSPLLAELDRLAALLTAAPPAAADGDGDGIGERLDELLRGWRRRTGGAVGGRAAGGRAAPAGAVDDTAAVTETATADELFALIDNDFGNV, encoded by the coding sequence GTGGGCGGCCGGCGGCGGCCCGGTGGACTGGTCGCCCTGGACGGGAGACCCCGGGCCGGGCGGCCCGGCACCCGTCCCGCTGCCCACGTACCCCTTCCAGCGCGACCGGTACTGGCTGGCCACCCGGGCCGGACGGCCGCCGCCGCGGCGGTGCCGACCCCGGTGGCCCCGGAGCCCGCGGGCGACGAGGACGGGGGCGACGGGGAGGGGGGCACCCCCGCCGTCCGGCTGGCCGCCCGGCTGGCCCCGCTGGACCGGCGGGCCCGCCGCCAGGCGGTGCTCGACCTGGTCGTCCGGCACGCGGCCGCGGTCCTCGGCCACCCCGGGACCGGCCCGGTGCGCCCGGAGCGCTCCTTCGCCGACGTCGGTTTCGACTCGATGCTCGCGGTGCGGTTCCGCAACGCGCTGTGCGAGGCGACCGGCCTGGCCGTCCCGCCGACGGCGGTCTTCGACCACCCGACGCCCGAGGCGCTCGCCGCCCACCTGGACGCCGAGCTGTCCGCCGCGCCCGCACCGCCCTCGCCGCTGCTGGCCGAGCTGGACCGGCTGGCCGCGCTCCTCACGGCCGCCCCGCCCGCGGCGGCCGACGGCGACGGCGACGGGATCGGCGAACGGCTGGACGAGCTGCTGCGCGGCTGGCGCCGGCGCACCGGCGGGGCGGTGGGCGGCCGGGCGGCGGGCGGTCGGGCCGCACCGGCCGGGGCGGTGGACGACACCGCCGCGGTGACCGAAACGGCGACAGCGGACGAGCTGTTCGCCCTGATCGACAACGACTTCGGGAACGTCTGA